CATGGCTGCCGGGGCGCCGCTTCCGAAATACATACCGGGCTTCGCATGGTTTCTCAACGGCAGGTTTTCACCGGGCGCCGGTTTTAAAAGCCTGCTCAGAACGGCGCACGGAGCTGTGGCGCGGCGTAAATGTTCCCTCACCGAAGAAGATACGGAGCTTCTCAGGGCAGTGTACGACATGACGAAGGAAGAACGCGACCCGCTCGTGAAACGCGACTCGAAAGCGATGCTGCGGCGATAAATTCGGTAACGAGTGACTTTTTTATAGCATAAAATATCGAATTTCATTTACCTTTATTTTTGGCCCTTTATAAAATTTCAAGGAGGATACAAAACTATGACCCGTGATGAAATCCTGAAACGTGTCAGGACAGTGACCGCCACAATTTTAAATATCGACGAGGCCGAATGTGCTGAAGACAAGAGCTTCACAGCCGACCTTGGCGCAGAATCGATCCAGTCGGTCGAGCTCATGGCCGGATTCAACGCCGAATTCGATATCGAGATGGATGAGGACGGCGCGCTTGAATGTGAAACGATAGGATCTGCGGTCGATTTTATTGCCCCCTATGTAAGCGGCAAATGATCGGACTGTGTAATTTTCTGTATGACCGTATTACAGTAAGTCCATGGGGCCGGACTGAGCCCTCCTCTTATCAATACAATGACTATACAGAACAGACAGAGAGGAATACCAGTGATACACGACATTGACAAACCCAACCTCATTGAGGATATATTTCCCCATTCGATTCCTCCCAGGATAACATTCGACAATCCTGTGGTGGAAATCATCGACGGCAGGCAGGTCACTTTCGATCCCGGATCTGTTGTCACCCGTGACATTTTCATAACGGATACGACGTTCCGGGACGGGCAGCAGTCACGGCCACCGTACACTACCGATCAGATGGTCGAGATTTACCGGCTGCTTTCCCGCATGGGCGGCCCGAACGGAGTCATCCGCCAGACCGAGTTCTTCCTCTATACCCCCAACGACCGTGAAACACTCGACAAATGCCGCAGCCTCGGCCTCCGTTATCCCGAGATCACCGGCTGGATACGCGCCATCAAGGGCGATTTCAGGCTCGTCAAGGAAATGGGGCTGAAAGAAACGGGCATGCTGACCAGCTCCTCGGATTACCACATCTTCTACAAGCAGAAACAGACCCGTCAAAAGGCGTTTGACACCTATATCGGCGTCGTGGAAGCAGCTTTCGAGGCGGGTGTCCGCCCGCGGTGTCATCTCGAGGATGTGACCCGCGCGGATATCAAGGGTTTCGTGATACCGTTCGTACAAAAACTGAGCGAGTTATCCGAACAGGTCCCCGATGACATGAAGGTGAAAATCAGGCTCTGCGACACCATGGGCTTTGGCATTTCCTATCCGGGCGCATCGGAACCGCGGAGCATCCCGAAGCTCGTGTACCGCATGATCAACGACTGCGGCATATCCTCCGACCGTCTCGAATGGCACGGGCACAACGATTTCCACAAGGTGCACGTCAACGCCATGACCGCATGGCTTTACGGCTGCAACGCCGCAAACACAACGCTGTTCGGATTCGGCGAGCGATGCGGTAATCCCCCGCTCGAATCGGCGCTCATGGAATATATTGCGCTCAAGGGCGATCTCTGCGGCATCGATACGAAAATCATCACCGAGACGGCACGGTATTTCGAAAAGGAAATGGGCGTCACGCTTCCCGCAAACTACCCGTTCGTGGGCAGGGATTTCAACACCACCCGCGCCGGTATCCATGCAGGAGGACTCAACCGTGACGAGCGTATCTATACGATTTTCGACACCGTCGCTCTCCTCGGCCGCGAGCCCCGTGTCGCCATAACGGATAAAACCGGTATCGACGGCGTCGTTCACTGGGTCAACGATTTTCTCGGCCTTTCCGGCGAGGACCGTCTCGGCGCCATAGCCTGCGTGAAGATCGGCCGCTGGGTCGACGATCAGTACAAGGTGCACGGTCGTCTGACCACCATTTCCGATGAGGAGCTCGAAGCCAAGGTCAAAGAGCACCTGCCGGAATACTACGTAAAGCGGAAAGGCAAATAGACTATACTTTCCGGCATTCCGTTATCGAGGGTCTCTTCCGGAGACCCTTTTTTATTGAACAAGGGCAATTTTAAGCGTCTTTGAATACTATTTTCCCCTTTTTACTTGACAAAACGGGGAATAGAATATAATATGCAAATGGACATTTATTCCGTATCATCGTGTGATTACAAATGACGTCAGCCATGTTTACGTGCTCGAATAAAGAAAACTGCCATTACATGATACAGAAGATATTACAGACTATTTACATCTTCATACTTCTTCTTTTATTTCTATCGGAACATTCATCAGCCCAGAGCGGATTCAGTACCGAACGATACCGCAGCTTTCTTAACACCACCGAAAATCTCACGAGCGAAGAAGCGCTCAACCGCCATGCGCTCAAAAACACCTACTACAGCGATATGAACGCCGCATCAACGAGCTCAGTGGCGTATCTCGATTCGGTAATCATCAAATTCGGTCTCACCCATGACGAGATAGAACTCCTTGAGAAGAACAACTTCGTGGTGACGGAGCGTGTCAATTCACTCTTTGCACCGATGTTTCACACTATTTACGGGTACGATCTGCCGGTATTCGTTTCGACCGATGCCATCCTCCAGGCGCTCCATGCATCGTATGACAGAATTCTCATGGGTCTCGAAGCCGATATTCTCGAACCGAACCTTGAAGAATTCCTGGAGGCGATGTATTCCTCCTATCCCATGCTGCTCGAAAAGTATAAATCCGAGGAACAACTGAATCAGGCGCTCGAAGACGTGGACCTGTATGTGACCATGGCAAAATCCCTGCTTGCGGATACAAAACTGTCTCCTCGATATGTATCCCAAATAACATTCGATACCGTCTGGGATGCCGTTCAGTCGGAGCAGATGGTCGAAATGCCCCTCTTTTCCGAGCACGGGCGAAAGCTCGATTTCAGCCAGTTCACCGTCAGAGGGCACTATGCCGTCAGTGAACCCGGATACCATCTGGGGCCATACTTCAAGACAATGATGTGGCTCGGACGCATGGATTTTCTGCTTACCGCTCCCCCGGATTTTGGCGGCTCGTCCTGGGATGACGATCTGCGGAGAATGAGCCTCGGCACGGTACTCCTCAACGAGCTCGTCGATCTTTCGGGAAAGCGGGCCCTGTTGAACGAGAACGACAGGATCGTTACCTTCATGGTCGGCGAAAGCGACAACCTCACCCCGACGGAGCTTGACGATATTCTCGAATCTCTCGGAATTTCCGGCGCGGATGACCTGCTCGATGAGTCCACATACGGGAAGTTTACGAAAACCGTGGAAGAATCGGTCAATGCCGGGCAGCGGATCCTCTCGAATTTCTTTATTATGGACCCGTTCAGCGCCGAGCCTGACAAGCTTCCCGTCTCGTTCAGGCTCATGGGTCAGCGGTTCATCATCGATTCGTATATCTTTTCAAATGTCGTGTACGACCGCATCATCTATGAAGAACGTAAAATCTGGCGCCCCATGCCTGACCCTCTCGATGCCATGTTCGTGCTCGGAAACGACGACGCCCTGCAGTTACTGAAGAAAGAACTGGATACCTACAAATATTCATCGCAGCTCACCTCGCTGAGGTACCTCGTGGATGCTTATGATAATTCGTTCTGGGAACAGTCGCTCTACAATACCTGGCTTGAAGCAATCCGCCGCCTGAATCCTCCGGTGGACCGAAACGGTTTCCCGGATTTCATGCTTACCGCCGCCTGGCAGCAGGAAAAACTGAACACACAGCTTGCCTCGTGGGCGCAGCTCCGGCATGATACGCTGCTTTATGCAAAACAATCGTATACGGGCGGATCACTGTGCTCTTTTCCCCATTCGTTCGTCGAGCCTTATCCGGCGTTCTACCGTCAAATCGGGCATTTCGGAGAATTGGCATACGACTATTTTTCAAATTTTCCCTCCGGCAACACGAGATTAAAAAGTATTTCCGGTTACTTTTCACGGCTGCATGACATTATGGTAACACTGGAGGGGATTGCCGGAAAAGAGCTCGCAGGCCAGCAGTTCAGCGCCGAAGAGACGTCATTTCTTCAAACCATGCTGTTTAGAGAAAGCGGGAGCGGAGCGCCACCGTTTTCAGGATGGTATGCCGATCTTTTCTATATCACCGATGACGCTCTCAAAAACGATTTAACAATTGCCGATGTCCATACCCAGCCTACAGACGAGTTCGGCGGTATTGTCGGCAGAGTGCTTCATGTGGGAACGGGTAAGGTCAATCTTGGCGTATTCATAGCCGAATCACCTTCAAACGGATTCATTCCCACGGCGTTT
This genomic window from bacterium contains:
- a CDS encoding DUF3160 domain-containing protein, giving the protein MIQKILQTIYIFILLLLFLSEHSSAQSGFSTERYRSFLNTTENLTSEEALNRHALKNTYYSDMNAASTSSVAYLDSVIIKFGLTHDEIELLEKNNFVVTERVNSLFAPMFHTIYGYDLPVFVSTDAILQALHASYDRILMGLEADILEPNLEEFLEAMYSSYPMLLEKYKSEEQLNQALEDVDLYVTMAKSLLADTKLSPRYVSQITFDTVWDAVQSEQMVEMPLFSEHGRKLDFSQFTVRGHYAVSEPGYHLGPYFKTMMWLGRMDFLLTAPPDFGGSSWDDDLRRMSLGTVLLNELVDLSGKRALLNENDRIVTFMVGESDNLTPTELDDILESLGISGADDLLDESTYGKFTKTVEESVNAGQRILSNFFIMDPFSAEPDKLPVSFRLMGQRFIIDSYIFSNVVYDRIIYEERKIWRPMPDPLDAMFVLGNDDALQLLKKELDTYKYSSQLTSLRYLVDAYDNSFWEQSLYNTWLEAIRRLNPPVDRNGFPDFMLTAAWQQEKLNTQLASWAQLRHDTLLYAKQSYTGGSLCSFPHSFVEPYPAFYRQIGHFGELAYDYFSNFPSGNTRLKSISGYFSRLHDIMVTLEGIAGKELAGQQFSAEETSFLQTMLFRESGSGAPPFSGWYADLFYITDDALKNDLTIADVHTQPTDEFGGIVGRVLHVGTGKVNLGVFIAESPSNGFIPTAFVGPVMSYYETITDQFDRLTDERWIKMIATGSQPDRPDWVNSYCADSNGNVREKGRELPSVRFSETSVEKNIEPESFVLFRNYPNPFNPVTTVSYSVPESGRITVTVYDILGRKVETLVDAEQRTGQYSVQWNAGNISSGLYFCRIQAGTFERTIKMLLMR
- a CDS encoding phosphopantetheine-binding protein, which translates into the protein MTRDEILKRVRTVTATILNIDEAECAEDKSFTADLGAESIQSVELMAGFNAEFDIEMDEDGALECETIGSAVDFIAPYVSGK
- a CDS encoding 2-isopropylmalate synthase encodes the protein MIHDIDKPNLIEDIFPHSIPPRITFDNPVVEIIDGRQVTFDPGSVVTRDIFITDTTFRDGQQSRPPYTTDQMVEIYRLLSRMGGPNGVIRQTEFFLYTPNDRETLDKCRSLGLRYPEITGWIRAIKGDFRLVKEMGLKETGMLTSSSDYHIFYKQKQTRQKAFDTYIGVVEAAFEAGVRPRCHLEDVTRADIKGFVIPFVQKLSELSEQVPDDMKVKIRLCDTMGFGISYPGASEPRSIPKLVYRMINDCGISSDRLEWHGHNDFHKVHVNAMTAWLYGCNAANTTLFGFGERCGNPPLESALMEYIALKGDLCGIDTKIITETARYFEKEMGVTLPANYPFVGRDFNTTRAGIHAGGLNRDERIYTIFDTVALLGREPRVAITDKTGIDGVVHWVNDFLGLSGEDRLGAIACVKIGRWVDDQYKVHGRLTTISDEELEAKVKEHLPEYYVKRKGK